DNA from SAR324 cluster bacterium:
ATCAGGTGCTGGTGCTCTGTGCGTTGTTCAAAGAGCACCTCGGTGATCTCCAGGTGTTGGCTGTAGCCCTTGTAGAGCTTCTCGCTAAATGTCTCCATAGCTCCCTGTATGTCCCCGCAACAGCTCCTGCACCTGGAATTGACCGGGCTGAAAATGAGTTCGCAGCACCTCGACCGCCAGCTCTGGTTTGGCATCACCGCACATGAAGATGTCGAAAGCCGCAAATTGACGCTCCGGCCAGGTATGCACGCTGATGTGTGATTCAGCCAGCAC
Protein-coding regions in this window:
- the speD gene encoding adenosylmethionine decarboxylase; this encodes VLAESHISVHTWPERQFAAFDIFMCGDAKPELAVEVLRTHFQPGQFQVQELLRGHTGSYGDI